One stretch of Sulfuricystis multivorans DNA includes these proteins:
- the hemE gene encoding uroporphyrinogen decarboxylase, whose translation MARPENDDFLRALLREPTTRTPVWLMRQAGRYLPEYCETRKRAGSFLELCKTPSLACEVTLQPLARYDLDAAILFSDILTIPDAMGLGLYFSDGEGPKFERPLREEWAIRDLAAPDPYDHLRYVLDAVAEIRRALNNSVPLIGFSGSPFTLACYMVEGGSSDDFRTVKTMLYDRPDLLHRVLEVNAEAVTRYLNAQIECGVQAVQIFDTWGGALSHAAFREFSLAYIERVIEGLTKTRDGERVPCIVFTKGGGQWLEAIAACGCDAVGLDWTTHLGEARHRVGEKVALQGNMDPIALFASPEAVAREATRVLESFGGGMTGHVFNLGHGIHQHTPPDNVAVLVETVHRYVRK comes from the coding sequence ATGGCCCGTCCCGAAAACGACGATTTTCTGCGCGCCCTGCTGCGCGAACCCACCACCCGCACCCCCGTGTGGCTGATGCGCCAGGCGGGACGTTATCTGCCCGAGTATTGCGAAACCCGCAAGCGTGCCGGCAGCTTTCTGGAATTGTGCAAGACGCCCAGTCTCGCCTGCGAAGTGACCCTGCAACCGCTGGCGCGCTACGATCTGGATGCGGCGATCCTGTTTTCGGACATCCTCACCATTCCCGACGCGATGGGTCTGGGACTATATTTTTCCGATGGCGAAGGCCCGAAGTTCGAGCGACCCTTGCGCGAGGAATGGGCGATCCGCGACTTGGCCGCCCCGGATCCCTACGATCACCTGCGCTATGTGCTCGACGCAGTGGCCGAGATTCGCCGCGCGCTCAATAACAGCGTGCCGCTGATCGGCTTTTCCGGCTCGCCGTTCACGCTCGCCTGTTACATGGTCGAAGGCGGCTCTTCGGACGATTTTCGTACCGTCAAGACGATGCTCTATGACCGTCCGGATCTGTTGCATCGCGTCCTCGAGGTGAATGCCGAGGCGGTGACGCGCTATCTGAACGCCCAGATCGAATGCGGTGTCCAGGCAGTGCAGATTTTCGACACCTGGGGCGGCGCGCTGTCGCATGCCGCATTCCGCGAGTTCTCGCTCGCCTACATCGAGCGCGTGATCGAGGGCTTGACAAAGACCCGCGATGGCGAGCGGGTGCCCTGTATCGTGTTCACGAAAGGCGGCGGTCAGTGGCTCGAAGCGATCGCCGCTTGCGGCTGCGATGCGGTGGGTCTGGATTGGACGACCCATCTGGGCGAGGCGCGCCACCGTGTCGGCGAGAAGGTGGCGCTGCAAGGCAACATGGACCCGATCGCGCTGTTCGCCTCACCCGAAGCCGTCGCCCGTGAGGCGACACGAGTGCTGGAAAGCTTTGGCGGCGGGATGACTGGCCACGTTTTCAACCTGGGCCACGGCATCCATCAGCACACCCCGCCGGACAATGTCGCAGTGCTGGTCGAAACCGTTCACCGCTACGTCCGGAAATGA